In Saccharicrinis fermentans DSM 9555 = JCM 21142, a genomic segment contains:
- a CDS encoding OmpA family protein, with protein sequence MKIHFILVTLVLLGLFSCVPLKQFQELQQSEKDCMAAQRRLEAEVQDLEVDNDELKADIERMKKALAMLEKDTLRLAKQNWSLKNRNKELLSKYNSFLENSSLKNRSGESAELLAHLQSLHEQLQKREDALLLAERELADKQHSLEVASSELDVMQDELARRNRRLTELERALSEKDSMMNALRNTVANALTDFGSDELEVHIKNGKVYVSMEEKLLFGSGSYQVSAIGVGALKKIAGVLEQKPDINVLVEGHTDDVPYKSGVLLDNWDLSVKRATSVTRILLQNAHIEPSRITAAGRSEFVPIDEAKTPEARRKNRRTEIILSPNLNQVFDILETN encoded by the coding sequence ATGAAAATACATTTTATATTAGTGACGCTGGTTTTGCTTGGATTGTTTTCTTGCGTTCCGCTTAAACAATTTCAGGAGTTACAGCAAAGCGAGAAGGATTGCATGGCAGCCCAGAGAAGACTGGAGGCAGAGGTTCAGGATCTGGAGGTGGATAATGATGAGTTAAAAGCCGATATTGAGCGGATGAAAAAAGCCTTGGCCATGTTGGAAAAGGATACCCTAAGGTTGGCTAAACAAAATTGGTCTTTAAAGAATAGAAATAAAGAACTGTTATCAAAGTATAATTCTTTTTTAGAGAATTCTTCCCTTAAGAATCGTTCGGGTGAATCTGCTGAGTTGTTGGCTCATTTACAATCTTTGCATGAACAGTTGCAGAAAAGAGAGGATGCCTTGCTTTTGGCCGAAAGGGAATTGGCCGATAAACAACATAGTCTGGAAGTGGCCTCTTCGGAATTGGATGTGATGCAAGATGAGCTTGCCCGCAGAAATAGACGTCTTACCGAATTGGAACGTGCCCTTTCTGAAAAGGATTCTATGATGAATGCATTGAGAAATACTGTGGCGAATGCATTAACAGACTTTGGAAGTGATGAGCTTGAGGTGCATATCAAAAATGGAAAGGTTTATGTTTCGATGGAGGAAAAGCTTTTGTTTGGTTCAGGTAGTTATCAGGTGAGTGCAATTGGGGTAGGAGCCCTGAAGAAGATAGCTGGTGTATTGGAGCAGAAACCAGATATTAATGTGCTGGTGGAAGGACATACAGATGATGTGCCATATAAAAGTGGTGTATTGCTTGATAATTGGGATCTAAGTGTGAAAAGAGCCACCTCGGTGACCCGTATATTACTGCAAAATGCCCATATTGAGCCGTCGCGTATAACAGCTGCCGGCAGGAGTGAGTTTGTCCCCATTGACGAGGCTAAAACACCTGAGGCCCGAAGAAAGAATCGAAGAACAGAAATTATTTTGTCACCTAATCTTAATCAAGTATTTGATATTCTCGAAACAAATTAG
- a CDS encoding radical SAM/SPASM domain-containing protein: protein MIFSKQIRTQLVASRIAWMYLRTISWVRIINIVQLQLSYVYSALLKRACIWGRPWAVSIEPLNVCNLQCPECPTGLRTLSRHKGMVDVKRYQTMLHHIGKTVWHVNLYFQGEPFMHPDFFALVKEAKKARLVVETSTNAQFLSYQQAIKTVKSGLDILVVSLDGMTQPVYEEYRVGGQLSKVLDGILNLVKAKRELGLNKPIIRAQFIAFHHNQHQIGEFKKTVWAMGVDMVEVKKAQIYGVENKVHMLPTDARLSRYKVNHDGSVGLGDQYKNKCWKHWSSAVLTWEGDLLPCCFDKDAKYIMGNIYEQSMVEVWSTPAYLSFRRNILLHQNEIDICNNCPLSRK from the coding sequence TTGATATTCTCGAAACAAATTAGAACGCAGCTGGTAGCAAGCCGTATTGCATGGATGTATTTGCGAACGATTAGTTGGGTACGAATCATTAATATTGTTCAGTTGCAACTCTCGTATGTATATAGTGCTCTGCTAAAACGTGCTTGTATTTGGGGAAGACCCTGGGCCGTAAGTATTGAGCCATTGAATGTTTGTAACCTGCAATGCCCCGAATGTCCAACGGGTTTGCGAACGCTCAGTAGACATAAGGGTATGGTTGATGTAAAACGATACCAAACCATGTTGCATCATATTGGAAAAACAGTGTGGCATGTGAATCTCTATTTCCAGGGCGAGCCGTTCATGCATCCAGATTTTTTTGCACTGGTGAAAGAAGCAAAAAAAGCCAGACTTGTTGTTGAGACATCGACCAATGCTCAATTTTTATCCTATCAGCAGGCTATAAAAACGGTAAAAAGCGGACTGGATATTTTGGTGGTATCGTTGGATGGTATGACCCAGCCTGTATATGAAGAATATAGAGTTGGTGGCCAATTGTCAAAAGTATTGGATGGCATCTTGAACTTGGTAAAGGCCAAAAGGGAGCTGGGCTTAAACAAGCCTATTATACGTGCGCAATTTATTGCCTTTCATCATAACCAACATCAGATTGGAGAATTCAAGAAGACAGTATGGGCTATGGGTGTGGATATGGTTGAAGTTAAAAAAGCACAGATTTATGGGGTGGAAAACAAAGTTCATATGCTTCCTACGGATGCACGTCTCTCTAGATATAAGGTAAATCATGATGGATCGGTTGGTTTGGGAGACCAGTATAAAAATAAGTGCTGGAAACATTGGAGTTCTGCTGTGCTTACCTGGGAGGGCGATTTGCTGCCTTGTTGCTTTGATAAGGACGCCAAATATATAATGGGTAATATATATGAGCAAAGCATGGTTGAAGTGTGGAGTACTCCTGCTTATTTGAGTTTTAGGCGAAATATTCTTTTGCATCAAAACGAAATAGATATTTGTAATAATTGCCCACTGAGTCGTAAATAG
- a CDS encoding ATP-binding protein has product MTTEKSKTIRRINVWVKRKLGPTTVPSGGGFHYWRERVFHYFTLALIAIGLVAYLYYTLSFLQDENYVAAISSSLFFLSVLFTGLVRTLPFRIRVFWIAASVYLLGGFLFVENGPASLGLVLLLSYSVLSGMMLGRRGSVNSIFFNGLLFLVVGVVGYLGLFQVKLLQEISFAFYINLCVLFVFVNIITLFPMVSFINGMRFSFEKEHRYQHILGREREKLMRAIVKAEESDVLKNSFLSNMSHEIRTPMNAILGFSNLLSHKEISNPEKEEFVNLINLNVKNLLTIVEDLIDISKIDSGQLQIRNSAVCLHEVLDDVYTSFYKDIQRRGQMNIKLYLKEGIADRNTMILTDGARLKQVLVNLVGNGIKFTDRGFVEFGYELKNEEVLQFYVKDTGIGLPVGKEDRIFERFYKFSEGRQTLYGGTGIGLSLVKDLLDLMGGKIWIESEPNIGTTFYFTIPYHKVRNVKAKYEIQKKDNVYNWEGKTFLIAEDEEDNFRYLEVALSISNASLIWARTGAEAVDIFNRIDNIDLVLMDIKMPEMDGYDATREIKKQKRNVPVIAQTAYAMSEEREKSILAGCDDYIAKPIGYESLLKTIHKYVPGTEETLI; this is encoded by the coding sequence ATGACTACAGAAAAGAGTAAAACCATAAGACGGATTAATGTTTGGGTTAAAAGGAAGTTGGGTCCTACAACTGTTCCTTCGGGAGGTGGTTTTCATTATTGGAGAGAACGGGTGTTTCATTATTTTACCTTGGCCTTAATAGCTATAGGCTTAGTAGCTTATTTGTATTATACCCTTTCCTTTTTGCAAGACGAAAACTATGTGGCGGCCATATCTAGTTCATTGTTCTTTTTAAGTGTGCTTTTTACAGGACTGGTGCGCACACTTCCTTTTCGTATAAGGGTGTTTTGGATTGCGGCTTCGGTCTATCTTTTGGGTGGATTTTTGTTTGTTGAAAATGGCCCGGCTTCATTGGGTCTTGTATTGTTGCTTTCTTATTCTGTATTGTCAGGTATGATGCTCGGTCGCAGAGGAAGTGTAAATTCAATTTTTTTTAATGGACTACTCTTTTTAGTTGTTGGTGTCGTTGGTTATCTGGGGCTTTTTCAGGTGAAATTGCTGCAGGAGATCAGTTTTGCTTTTTATATCAACTTATGTGTTCTGTTTGTATTTGTGAATATTATTACCTTGTTTCCAATGGTATCTTTTATTAATGGAATGCGTTTTTCCTTTGAAAAGGAACATCGTTACCAGCACATATTGGGCAGAGAACGGGAGAAATTAATGAGAGCTATTGTAAAAGCCGAAGAGTCGGATGTACTAAAGAATTCTTTTTTGTCCAATATGTCGCATGAAATACGTACTCCCATGAATGCGATACTTGGCTTTAGTAATCTATTGTCACACAAAGAAATAAGTAATCCTGAAAAAGAAGAGTTTGTAAATTTGATTAACCTGAATGTGAAAAATCTTTTAACCATTGTTGAGGACTTAATTGATATTTCTAAGATAGACAGTGGTCAATTGCAGATTCGTAATTCTGCCGTTTGTCTGCATGAGGTGCTGGATGATGTTTATACCAGTTTCTATAAAGATATACAACGAAGGGGACAAATGAACATTAAGTTGTATTTGAAAGAGGGAATCGCCGATAGAAATACCATGATATTAACCGATGGAGCTAGGTTGAAACAAGTGTTGGTTAATTTGGTGGGAAATGGTATCAAATTTACAGACCGGGGTTTTGTGGAATTTGGGTATGAACTCAAAAATGAAGAGGTCCTGCAATTTTATGTTAAGGATACAGGTATTGGATTGCCCGTAGGTAAAGAAGATCGGATATTTGAACGTTTTTATAAATTCTCGGAAGGAAGACAAACGCTTTATGGCGGAACAGGAATTGGTTTGTCACTTGTGAAAGACCTGCTGGATTTAATGGGAGGTAAAATATGGATTGAATCAGAACCCAATATAGGCACTACTTTTTATTTCACCATTCCATACCACAAGGTGAGGAATGTAAAGGCGAAGTACGAAATACAAAAGAAAGATAATGTGTATAATTGGGAAGGAAAAACCTTTTTAATTGCGGAGGATGAGGAAGATAATTTTAGATATCTGGAGGTAGCCCTATCGATCTCCAATGCCAGTTTGATATGGGCACGTACCGGTGCTGAGGCGGTTGATATTTTTAATAGGATTGATAATATAGATCTGGTACTGATGGATATTAAAATGCCTGAGATGGATGGTTACGATGCTACACGTGAAATTAAGAAACAGAAACGCAACGTGCCGGTTATAGCGCAAACGGCTTATGCCATGTCAGAAGAGCGTGAGAAATCGATATTGGCCGGGTGTGATGATTATATTGCCAAGCCTATTGGTTACGAGAGTTTGTTGAAAACCATACATAAATATGTTCCAGGAACAGAAGAAACACTTATATAG
- the frr gene encoding ribosome recycling factor, protein MTEEIQIVMEMAKEKMEKAISHLEHQLVKIRAGKASPGMLEGIMVDYYGSMTPLQQVANVNTPDPRTIAVQPWEKAMIEPIEKAIMLANLGLNPENNGEMIRINVPALTEERRKDLVKQVKKEGEDAKISLRNVRKESNLELKKMQKEGLSEDMEKDAEAEVQKLTDQYSKVIDQQVDKKEKDILTI, encoded by the coding sequence ATGACAGAAGAAATTCAAATAGTGATGGAAATGGCGAAAGAGAAGATGGAAAAAGCCATCTCTCACCTAGAGCACCAATTGGTAAAAATTAGAGCAGGCAAAGCAAGCCCAGGCATGCTAGAAGGTATCATGGTAGACTACTACGGATCGATGACCCCCCTTCAACAGGTGGCCAACGTAAACACACCTGACCCTAGAACAATAGCCGTTCAGCCGTGGGAAAAAGCAATGATTGAACCTATTGAAAAAGCCATTATGCTGGCCAACCTAGGTTTAAACCCTGAGAACAACGGCGAAATGATTCGCATCAACGTTCCCGCATTAACTGAAGAACGCCGTAAAGACCTGGTTAAACAAGTGAAAAAAGAAGGTGAAGATGCCAAAATAAGCCTGCGTAATGTAAGAAAGGAAAGTAACCTAGAGCTTAAGAAAATGCAAAAAGAAGGACTTTCTGAAGACATGGAGAAAGATGCTGAGGCTGAAGTTCAAAAACTTACCGACCAGTATTCGAAAGTTATAGATCAACAGGTTGATAAAAAAGAGAAAGATATCCTTACCATATAA
- a CDS encoding succinate dehydrogenase cytochrome b subunit, translated as MSNLFSSSIGKKLLMSISGLFLIIFLIVHLSINLTLLVPDGGETFNVAANFMALPLIKFGLQPILALGFIVHIFYGGLLTAQNNKARGNSRYASGNNTKEVMWASKNMWILGLTILAFLTVHIIDYWVPLQITHGAQSTTIGGVEMHDTYALVKANLQNPLKAILYIIGSLGLALHLTHGFWSAFQTLGASNSIWRKRWTVIGTVFAWVINLGFIVIAVYFMLFS; from the coding sequence ATGAGTAATTTATTTAGTTCCTCAATTGGAAAAAAGCTCTTGATGAGTATTTCGGGGCTTTTCTTGATTATCTTTTTGATAGTCCACCTTTCCATTAACTTAACGTTATTGGTGCCTGATGGCGGCGAGACTTTTAATGTGGCGGCAAACTTCATGGCTTTACCGCTTATTAAATTTGGTCTTCAGCCCATTTTAGCTTTGGGTTTTATTGTGCATATTTTTTATGGAGGTTTGTTGACCGCACAAAACAATAAAGCGCGCGGAAATAGTAGGTATGCTTCTGGCAACAATACCAAAGAGGTTATGTGGGCATCTAAAAACATGTGGATTTTAGGTCTTACAATTCTTGCTTTTTTAACAGTTCACATTATTGATTATTGGGTACCTCTCCAAATTACTCACGGTGCTCAATCAACAACAATTGGAGGTGTGGAAATGCATGATACTTACGCTTTGGTAAAAGCAAATCTGCAAAATCCTTTGAAGGCCATTCTTTATATTATTGGTTCTTTAGGGTTGGCCTTACACTTAACGCATGGTTTTTGGTCGGCTTTCCAAACTTTAGGAGCCAGCAATAGTATCTGGCGTAAACGATGGACCGTTATCGGTACTGTGTTTGCTTGGGTAATTAACCTTGGTTTTATTGTGATCGCAGTTTATTTTATGTTGTTTTCTTAA
- a CDS encoding fumarate reductase/succinate dehydrogenase flavoprotein subunit gives MKLDSKIPEGPLAQKWDNYKAGQKLVNPANKRNLDIIVIGTGLAGASAAASFGEMGFKVKNFTIQDSPRRAHSIAAQGGINAAKNYPNDGDSVHRLFYDTVKGGDYRAREANVYRLAQVSNDIIDQCVAQGVPFAREYGGTLDNRSFGGAQVSRTFYAKGQTGQQLLIGAYQALMRQVNAGTVDMYTRTEIVDYVIVDGKARGVIARDLVTGEFSRHFGHAVVMATGGYGNTFFLSTNAMGSNGSAAIKAYQKGAAFANPCFAQIHPTCIPVHGEFQSKLTLMSESLRNDGRIWVPKKKEDAEAIRAGKKKATDLSEEERDYYLERRYPAFGNLVPRDVASRAAKERCDAGFGVGTTGLAVYLDFKTAIERLGEDTIRARYGNLFQMYEKIVDDNPYKEPMMIYPAIHYTMGGIWVDYELQTTVPGLFAAGEANFSDHGANRLGASALMQGLADGYFVLPYTIQNYLADDIRTPRMTGDEKEFVEAEAAAKAKFEKLLSIKGNRSVDSLHKELGLVMWDFVGMARNKKGLEEAIEKIAAIKKEFWTNVKIPGSGKGMNVELEKASRLADFITTGDLMARDALNREESCGGHFREEFQTEEGEALRQDDKFAYAACWEYQGEDKAPVMHKEDLTFEVVKVAQRNYK, from the coding sequence ATGAAGTTAGATTCAAAGATACCTGAAGGGCCGTTGGCTCAGAAATGGGATAATTATAAGGCCGGCCAAAAGTTGGTGAACCCCGCAAATAAAAGAAACTTAGATATTATTGTTATTGGTACCGGATTAGCTGGTGCATCGGCTGCTGCTTCTTTTGGTGAAATGGGTTTTAAAGTAAAAAACTTTACCATACAAGATTCTCCTCGTCGTGCACACTCTATTGCTGCGCAAGGAGGTATCAATGCTGCTAAAAACTATCCCAATGATGGTGACTCTGTTCATCGTTTATTTTATGATACTGTAAAAGGTGGTGATTACCGGGCTCGTGAAGCCAATGTTTATCGTTTGGCACAAGTGAGTAATGACATCATTGACCAGTGTGTGGCTCAAGGTGTTCCTTTTGCTCGTGAATATGGTGGTACACTTGATAACCGTTCTTTTGGTGGTGCGCAAGTAAGTCGTACTTTTTATGCCAAAGGACAAACAGGTCAACAATTGTTGATTGGTGCTTACCAAGCGTTGATGCGTCAGGTAAATGCGGGTACGGTTGATATGTATACGCGTACTGAAATTGTGGATTATGTGATTGTAGACGGAAAAGCACGTGGTGTGATTGCTCGTGACCTTGTGACTGGTGAGTTTTCTCGTCACTTTGGACATGCTGTTGTTATGGCTACAGGTGGTTATGGTAATACATTCTTCCTTTCAACCAATGCCATGGGCTCTAACGGTTCAGCGGCCATTAAAGCATACCAAAAAGGTGCTGCCTTTGCAAATCCTTGTTTTGCGCAAATTCACCCTACTTGTATTCCTGTACATGGAGAGTTTCAATCTAAGTTAACGCTGATGTCTGAATCATTACGTAATGATGGTCGTATCTGGGTTCCTAAAAAGAAAGAAGATGCGGAGGCTATTCGTGCAGGTAAGAAAAAGGCAACGGATCTGTCAGAAGAAGAACGCGATTATTACTTGGAAAGAAGATACCCCGCTTTTGGTAACTTGGTTCCTCGTGACGTGGCTTCTCGTGCTGCTAAAGAACGATGTGATGCAGGCTTTGGTGTGGGTACTACAGGTCTGGCTGTTTATTTGGATTTTAAAACAGCCATTGAACGTTTGGGTGAAGATACCATCCGTGCACGTTACGGAAACCTTTTCCAAATGTATGAGAAGATTGTTGATGATAACCCTTACAAAGAGCCGATGATGATTTATCCGGCTATTCACTATACCATGGGAGGTATTTGGGTTGACTATGAATTGCAAACCACAGTTCCCGGTTTGTTTGCCGCTGGTGAAGCTAACTTCTCTGATCATGGTGCGAACCGTCTAGGTGCCTCAGCATTGATGCAAGGTTTAGCTGATGGATATTTCGTACTTCCTTATACAATCCAAAATTATTTGGCAGACGATATTCGTACGCCTCGTATGACCGGTGACGAAAAAGAATTTGTGGAAGCCGAAGCAGCTGCTAAAGCTAAATTCGAAAAATTACTATCCATAAAAGGGAATCGTTCTGTGGACAGTTTACACAAAGAACTAGGATTGGTGATGTGGGATTTTGTGGGTATGGCACGTAACAAGAAAGGTCTGGAAGAGGCAATTGAAAAAATTGCAGCCATTAAAAAAGAATTCTGGACGAACGTTAAAATACCGGGATCAGGAAAAGGTATGAATGTGGAGCTTGAAAAAGCATCTCGTTTGGCTGACTTTATTACAACAGGCGATTTGATGGCACGTGATGCTCTGAACCGTGAAGAGTCATGTGGAGGCCACTTCCGTGAAGAGTTCCAAACAGAAGAAGGTGAAGCACTTCGTCAGGATGATAAGTTTGCTTATGCCGCTTGTTGGGAGTATCAAGGTGAAGATAAAGCGCCTGTAATGCATAAAGAAGACCTTACGTTTGAGGTGGTGAAAGTAGCACAACGTAACTACAAATAA
- a CDS encoding succinate dehydrogenase/fumarate reductase iron-sulfur subunit has product MDNNISLTLKVWRQNDAQDKGRFETYKLEAVSTDSSFLEMMDILNEQLIGEGKEPVAFDHDCREGICGMCSLYINGRPHGPDDDVTTCQLHMRKFKDGETITIEPWRSAGFPVIKDLIVNRSAFDEIIAAGGYTSISTGGVPDANAIPIPKDDADEAMDAASCIGCGACVATCKNGSAMLFVSAKVSHLALLPQGRVEAARRAKAMVSKMDELGFGNCTNTGACEVECPKGISISNIARLNREFLAAKLQD; this is encoded by the coding sequence ATGGATAATAATATAAGTTTGACTCTAAAAGTTTGGCGTCAGAACGATGCACAAGATAAGGGTCGTTTTGAAACATACAAACTGGAGGCAGTATCTACCGATAGTTCATTCCTTGAAATGATGGACATTTTGAATGAACAATTGATCGGAGAAGGAAAAGAACCTGTAGCATTTGATCACGATTGTCGTGAAGGTATTTGTGGTATGTGTTCATTATACATCAATGGACGCCCTCATGGACCGGATGACGATGTTACTACTTGTCAGTTGCACATGCGTAAGTTCAAAGATGGTGAGACTATTACCATTGAACCATGGCGTTCGGCCGGTTTTCCTGTGATAAAGGATTTGATTGTAAATCGTTCTGCTTTTGATGAGATTATTGCTGCCGGAGGTTATACTTCTATCAGTACTGGAGGTGTACCTGATGCCAATGCGATTCCTATTCCTAAAGATGACGCTGATGAAGCAATGGATGCCGCTTCTTGTATTGGTTGTGGTGCTTGTGTAGCTACTTGTAAAAATGGATCCGCTATGCTGTTTGTTTCTGCCAAAGTAAGCCACCTGGCCTTGTTACCACAAGGTAGAGTGGAAGCTGCTCGCAGAGCTAAAGCAATGGTGAGCAAGATGGATGAATTGGGCTTTGGTAATTGTACCAATACCGGAGCTTGTGAGGTAGAATGTCCTAAAGGAATCTCAATTTCAAATATTGCACGCTTAAATCGAGAATTCTTGGCTGCTAAATTGCAAGACTAA
- a CDS encoding CPBP family intramembrane glutamic endopeptidase produces MKQFFSHTPPSQKLLLLIIITLLSWFIISLAGTLLAFPIWGTEALTDTGQLLNNVAFLKYFQVLQSIALFIAPPIIFEYITSGQITLRHFREININSTLAIVAILLVIVAQPFISFLGVFNNGIVLPESWLHIEEWMKDKENAAMQATEIFLSAKGWSQTIINAIIIAVIPAIGEELMFRGSLQHLFNKILKNKHFSVILSALLFSAIHIQFFGFLPRFILGVLFGYLMVYGRNIWLPILAHFTNNFMAFILYQHYASNSTTNDNPLIVGNEYPQMIWVVLSIMGIITLLYLCLWFTKNRKGRNHASSTSQGS; encoded by the coding sequence GTGAAACAATTTTTCAGCCACACACCACCATCACAAAAGCTTTTGTTATTGATCATCATAACACTACTCAGCTGGTTTATTATTTCGCTGGCAGGCACCCTGTTAGCTTTTCCTATTTGGGGAACAGAAGCCCTTACCGACACGGGACAACTTTTAAACAATGTAGCTTTCTTAAAATACTTTCAAGTATTACAAAGTATTGCTTTGTTTATTGCGCCCCCCATCATCTTTGAGTATATAACAAGTGGGCAAATCACACTTCGGCACTTTCGAGAAATCAACATTAACTCCACACTAGCCATCGTAGCCATTCTGCTTGTTATAGTGGCACAACCATTCATCAGTTTTTTGGGCGTATTTAACAACGGAATTGTTTTACCTGAATCATGGCTACATATTGAAGAGTGGATGAAAGACAAGGAGAATGCAGCCATGCAAGCCACTGAAATTTTTCTTTCAGCCAAGGGTTGGTCCCAGACAATTATAAATGCTATTATCATTGCTGTGATACCCGCCATTGGAGAAGAACTCATGTTCAGAGGCTCCCTACAACACCTTTTTAACAAAATTCTAAAGAACAAACACTTTTCTGTAATCCTAAGCGCTCTGTTATTTAGTGCTATTCATATTCAATTTTTCGGTTTCCTCCCCCGCTTTATTCTCGGTGTACTTTTTGGATACTTGATGGTATATGGAAGGAACATATGGCTACCAATCCTGGCTCATTTTACCAATAACTTTATGGCCTTTATTTTATACCAACACTATGCAAGCAACAGCACAACCAACGATAATCCTTTAATTGTAGGAAACGAATATCCCCAGATGATTTGGGTAGTATTAAGCATCATGGGAATCATCACATTGCTATACCTATGCCTTTGGTTTACAAAGAACAGAAAAGGTCGAAATCATGCTTCCAGCACCTCACAAGGAAGTTGA
- a CDS encoding glycosyltransferase, with protein MSVQTTYLVCPLNWGLGHASRMIPLVHKLLQEGNQVLLGGDGQALQLISAEFPQLKTIHIPDIEVHFSPNKISLNLLNLGIRMLLTSCKEHRILKKVIDTNTIDVIISDNRYGLWSTHIKSILVTHQPMIKLPKPFGFAEFVVHLLLQRFIRRFNECWIPDYADKNKSLSGDLSHKYKLASNARFIGPLSRFNYIRAQATQHVYDIVVVLSGPEPMRTQLEEELRKVLLRSKYSTMIVQGKPHEKVILKKHKNVHSIAHLSAPQLKYAILKSALCICRSGYSSIMDITSLRVKAVLIPTPGQTEQLYLSQHLKHQFCILSQQDISAHLLSIIAQRISPNK; from the coding sequence TTGAGCGTCCAAACAACATACTTGGTTTGCCCCTTAAACTGGGGCTTGGGTCATGCCAGTAGAATGATTCCTCTTGTACACAAATTATTACAAGAAGGAAATCAAGTACTGCTGGGTGGTGATGGCCAGGCCCTCCAACTTATCTCCGCAGAATTTCCTCAACTCAAAACAATTCACATTCCTGATATAGAGGTTCACTTCTCCCCAAACAAAATAAGCTTAAATTTACTGAACCTTGGCATCCGAATGTTGCTAACATCCTGCAAGGAACACCGCATTTTAAAAAAAGTAATCGACACTAACACAATAGACGTTATTATTTCTGATAACAGATACGGTTTATGGAGCACCCATATTAAATCCATATTAGTAACGCACCAACCAATGATAAAGCTTCCAAAGCCATTTGGTTTTGCAGAGTTTGTGGTTCATCTACTCCTACAACGATTCATCCGTCGTTTCAACGAATGCTGGATACCTGATTATGCCGACAAAAACAAGTCGTTAAGTGGCGATTTAAGTCATAAGTATAAACTGGCATCCAACGCCAGGTTCATTGGTCCGTTGAGTAGGTTCAACTATATTCGCGCGCAAGCCACCCAACACGTTTACGATATTGTGGTTGTTCTTTCTGGCCCTGAGCCCATGCGAACACAACTAGAAGAAGAACTCAGAAAAGTACTTCTCAGAAGTAAGTATAGCACAATGATCGTACAAGGTAAGCCCCATGAAAAAGTCATTTTAAAAAAGCATAAAAATGTACACTCCATCGCACATCTGTCGGCACCACAATTAAAATACGCAATACTTAAATCAGCTCTATGCATTTGCAGATCAGGATACAGCTCTATCATGGACATCACAAGTCTTCGTGTAAAAGCCGTTCTAATTCCCACCCCTGGTCAAACAGAGCAGCTATATTTATCCCAACATTTAAAACATCAATTTTGCATACTCTCCCAACAAGATATCAGTGCACACCTACTAAGCATCATTGCCCAAAGAATATCCCCCAATAAATAA
- a CDS encoding radical SAM protein yields the protein MGTFLFDKIIFGPVQSRRLGVSLGVNLLPVNKKICTFNCIYCECGFNGDNNTSTSTRMPSRMEVRVELETVLKQMQAENNAPNVITFAGNGEPTVHKDFEHIIDDTIALRNTYFPDAKIAVLSNATRIQKDSVFKALLKVDDNILKLDSGLETTIQLLDQPNPDFSLKKLTEGLMAFKGQAIIQTMFVRGVYQGKKIDNTIDADIKSWLELIQKVSPKSVMIYTIERDTAANGLVKVPLDELKNIAQQTEDLGISTQVSG from the coding sequence ATGGGAACTTTTCTTTTCGATAAAATAATATTTGGCCCGGTACAGAGCCGTCGCTTAGGTGTATCGCTTGGTGTGAATCTACTACCTGTAAACAAAAAGATTTGTACATTTAACTGTATCTACTGCGAATGTGGGTTCAACGGAGACAACAATACATCAACCTCCACTCGCATGCCTTCTCGGATGGAAGTGAGAGTAGAACTCGAGACTGTTCTTAAACAGATGCAAGCAGAAAACAATGCGCCCAATGTAATCACCTTTGCCGGCAACGGAGAACCAACTGTACACAAAGACTTTGAACATATTATTGATGATACAATTGCCTTACGCAATACCTATTTCCCGGATGCTAAAATTGCCGTATTATCCAATGCTACACGAATACAAAAAGACAGCGTTTTCAAGGCTTTACTTAAAGTTGACGACAATATACTCAAGCTCGATTCTGGTCTGGAAACAACCATTCAATTATTGGATCAACCCAATCCGGACTTTTCGCTAAAAAAACTAACCGAAGGTCTTATGGCATTTAAAGGACAAGCCATTATTCAAACGATGTTTGTCAGAGGTGTATACCAGGGTAAAAAGATAGACAACACCATCGATGCCGATATAAAATCATGGCTCGAACTAATACAAAAAGTATCACCCAAAAGCGTTATGATATATACCATAGAAAGAGATACAGCAGCAAATGGCTTGGTGAAGGTACCATTGGATGAACTCAAAAACATAGCCCAACAAACAGAGGATTTAGGAATATCAACCCAAGTCTCTGGATAA